The following coding sequences lie in one Aspergillus puulaauensis MK2 DNA, chromosome 3, nearly complete sequence genomic window:
- a CDS encoding uncharacterized protein (COG:S;~EggNog:ENOG410PV0T;~InterPro:IPR038781;~TransMembrane:1 (o20-42i)): MAPPRDSPGEKLHQSLTIDALAAFAAAVLVTPAVTVMDRVVVEKSCTVRPTMDILKKHAKSLFQKPRLFASSRPCLLVFGLYFGTYGTANFATSVAHSGFLDLEPAAANTLTVLATLSANVPLGIYKDTVFARLFGCPKLPGPAPGKPLPISIPPPTPRTPLSTYIGFLVRDIITIHTSFTLPATLSSSIPDSLIPDPQSKAVLAQLFVPVLGQIINTPIHLVALAIYNKQGSLTMSEALTTLRMNLVPASLTRMMRIIPAFGFGTLTNNEVRLALLDRLHTAEDLRGND, from the exons ATGGCACCACCACGCGACTCTCCGGGAGAGAAGCTACATCAGAGTCTCACAATCGATGCCCTTGCGgcatttgctgctgccgtACTGGTTACGCCAGCCGTGACAGTCATGGACAG GGTCGTCGTGGAGAAGTCGTGCACTGTTCGGCCCACAATGGATATTTTGAAGAAACACGCAAAGTCGCTATTCCAGAAGCCTCGTCTCTTTGCATCGTCGCGGCCGTGCCTGCTGGTGTTCGGGCTCTACTTTGGCACATACGGCACAGCCAACTTCGCCACCTCGGTAGCACACTCCGGGTTCCTGGACCTCGAACCGGCAGCTGCCAACACATTAACCGTCCTGGCGACATTGTCCGCAAATGTCCCTCTTGGGATCTACAAGGACACTGTCTTTGCCCGGCTCTTTGGGTGCCCTAAATTACCGGGTCCGGCACCCGGCAAGCCGTTGCCGATCTCCATCCCTCCACCGACGCCCCGAACACCACTGTCCACTTACATCGGCTTCCTCGTTCGTGATATCATCACCATTCACACTTCTTTCACTCTCCCGGCTACcttatcctcctccattCCCGACTCATTAATCCCAGACCCGCAATCGAAGGCTGTGCTGGCGCAGCTGTTCGTGCCCGTGCTGGGCCAGATAATCAACACGCCAATACACCTAGTCGCCCTTGCAATTTACAACAAGCAAGGCTCGCTGACTATGTCTGAGGCGTTAACGACGTTACGCATGAATTTGGTTCCTGCGTCCCTGACGCGCATGATGCGCATCATCCCGGCTTTTGGGTTCGGGACGCTTACGAATAATGAAGTCCGCTTGGCGTTACTGGATAGACTGCATACGGCGGAGGATTTGAGGGGGAATGATTGA
- a CDS encoding uncharacterized protein (COG:C;~EggNog:ENOG410PG0F;~InterPro:IPR018108,IPR023395,IPR002067;~PFAM:PF00153;~go_process: GO:0055085 - transmembrane transport [Evidence IEA]) has protein sequence MSSEIEGTSNPVVDWQETAKGLAAGAAGGVAQVLIGQPFGPTPDTGRKHSALGGTSHLDARRTACGSLVPLLGVGACVSIQFGAFHGFRQLIEHYNKAHRPGGGADLSLPQFYLAGGSAGVANSVVSGPVEHIRIRLQTQPHGKNSRLYSGPWDCVRKIIRTAGVSGLYRGQVVTLLREFHGYGVWFAAYEGLLGVLQEREQKTREQLSSWQIALCGGLAGEALWLLSHPLDVIKSKMQSDGFGPQGRYRTMRYAFRATWENAGVRGLFQGLGPALLRAMPVSAGTFATVEVVRKLLS, from the exons ATGTCTTCGGAAATAGAGGGTACATCAAATCCAGTAGTGGACTGGCAGGAGACCGCGAAGGGCCTGGCAGCTGGAGCCGCTGGGGGTGTTGCGCAGGTACTTATCG GACAGCCTTTTG GTCCGACTCCAGACACAGGCCGGAAGCACAGCGCTCTCGGTGGCACGTCGCACCTGGACGCGAGAAGGACCGCTTGC GGAAGTCTGGTCCCCTTGTTAGGAGTCGGTGCCTGC GTCAGCATCCAGTTCGGCGCATTCCACGGCTTCCGCCAGCTCATCGAGCATTACAATAAAGCCCACCGACCTGGTGGCGGCGCAGATCTGTCGCTGCCCCAGTTTTATCTCGCCGGCGGTTCGGCGGGCGTGGCCAATAGCGTCGTCTCGGGCCCTGTCGAGCACATCAGGATCCGGCTCCAGACACAGCCTCATGGCAAGAATAGCAGGCTGTATTCTGGACCTTGGGACTGCGTGCGGAAGATTATCCGGACCGCCGGTGTATCTGGGCTGTATCGTGGACAGGTTGTTACCTTGTTGCGTGAGTTCCATGGCTACGGGGTGTGGTTTGCGGCGTATGAGGGGCTGCTTGGTGTCTtgcaggagagagagcaGAAGACGCGTGAACAGCTTAGTAGTTGGCAGATTGCGCTATGCGGGGGTCTAGCTGGGGAGgcgttgtggttgttgagccATCCGCTGGATGTCATTAAGAGTAAGATGCAGAGTGATGGGTTTGGGCCGCAGGGGCGGTATCGCACGATGAGGTATGCGTTTCGGGCTACTTGGGAGAATGCCGGTGTGCGCGGGCTCTTCCAGGGCCTTGGGCCAGCCTTGCTCAGAGCGATGCCTGTCTCTGCTGGGACCTTTGCGAC GGTTGAGGTAGTGCGCAAGTTGCTTAGCTAG
- a CDS encoding uncharacterized protein (COG:E;~EggNog:ENOG410PHWR;~InterPro:IPR002872,IPR015659,IPR029041;~PFAM:PF01619;~go_function: GO:0004657 - proline dehydrogenase activity [Evidence IEA];~go_process: GO:0006562 - proline catabolic process [Evidence IEA]): MSTKLCLPPYPRGFLRYGQYGSSLRRTGHAKPKSTMTTTMASSSKETMLPPPHSLLPNKMLLRAFLVATVSSHSWLLRPALAVLSMLNRPRIWLLDVDGNPVLRGIVKKTFYNHFCAGENGEEVRGTICRIKDMGFKGVILTYAKEIVVDASAKEKNAGGEDGMESQDVENSDITAWSDGVLETVEMVNEGDILALKLTGAGSPAMQALSSNQPLPEQMTAALRKICSRAVERKARIFVDAEQQSVQHGIDGVALDLMREYNKGGVAVVYNTYQAYLKSTPANLLSQMDIAEKEGFTIGIKLVRGAYIAAEPRALINDTKLETDDMYNTMAEGIIRQQYGHFGKADKPFPSAQLFLATHNKESVLNADRLIQQELASGRPATQTQYGQLLGMADGVSCRLLQLGKDSGERTPPEVFKCLSWGTLKDCLSYLLRRAVENRDAVGRTREEYLLLRRQTLRRLKRGFM; encoded by the exons ATGTCAACAAAACTATGCCTTCCACCATACCCGCGGGGCTTCCTCCGGTATGGACAGTACGGAAGCAGCTTACGCCGGACTGGGCACGCCAAACCCAAATCAACAATGACAACCACTATGGCCAGTTCGTCAAAGGAGACAATGCTACCACCGCCTCATTCCCTGCTCCCGAATAAGATGCTCCTCCGAGCATTCCTGGTAGCCACCGTCTCGTCTCATTCGTGGTTACTGCGCCCCGCGCTTGCGGTGTTGTCGATGCTCAACCGCCCCAGGATATGGCTGCTGGATGTAGACGGGAATCCGGTGTTGAGGGGGATTGTCAAGAAGACGTTTTATAATCATTTCTGTGCGGGGGAAaatggggaggaggttagGGGGACGATTTGCAGGATTAAGGATATGGGGTTCAAGGGGGTGATTTTGACTTATGCGaaggagattgttgttgatgcgtcggcgaaggaaaagaatgctgggggggaggatgggatggagTCCCAGGATGTTGAGAATTCTGATATCACGGCGTGGAGCGACGGTGTTTTGGAGACTGTGGAGATGGTGAATGAGGGAGATATACTGGCTTTAAA ATTGACAGGCGCAGGTTCTCCCGCCATGCAAGCCCTTTCTTCCAACCAGCCACTACCAGAGCAGATGACGGCCGCGCTACGAAAGATTTGCTCCCGCGCCGTCGAGCGGAAAGCGCGTATCTTCGTGGATGCCGAGCAGCAGTCTGTCCAACACGGTATCGATGGTGTGGCCTTGGATCTCATGCGGGAGTATAACAAGGGCGGGGTGGCAGTGGTATACAATACGTACCAGGCGTACCTGAAATCCACGCCAGCCAATCTGTTGTCTCAAATGGATATTGCTGAGAAGGAAGGCTTCACTATCGGGATCAAGCTCGTTCGCGGCGCATATATTGCGGCGGAGCCGCGGGCTTTGATTAACGACACCAAGCTCGAGACCGATGATATGTATAATACGATGGCGGAGGGTATCATTCGCCAGCAGTATGGCCATTTTGGGAAGGCAGACAAACCCTTCCCGTCGGCTCAGTTATTTCTCGCTACCCATAATAAGGAGAGTGTACTGAATGCGGACCGACTGATCCAGCAAGAACTTGCGTCGGGACGACCAGCGACCCAGACACAGTACGGACAGCTGCTTGGAATGGCGGACGGTGTTAGCTGTCGGCTATTGCAGCTGGGCAAGGACTCTGGTGAGAGGACACCCCCGGAAGTATTCAAGTGTCTCAGCTGGGGGACATTGAAGGATTGTCTGTCTTATTTACTGCGTCGCGCGGTTGAGAATAGGGATGCGGTTGGGCGGACAAGAGAAGAATATCTACTCCTCAGGAGGCAAACTCTGCGTCGGCTGAAGAGGGGGTTCATGTAG
- a CDS encoding uncharacterized protein (COG:F;~EggNog:ENOG410PNJY;~InterPro:IPR029062) — MVQVHIAVLDTDVPCYRVYAKRGLYSTQFRRLLQAAAERINKRGQELKNGEIEVRVTGFDVVGGVFPSLECLRVDTVTDGSVYTDSRPPPIDAILVTGAAAAAYDDLHWIPPLQSYLQRVYSEFPLVRIFGSCFGHQLIGQALLGAGPDAKGDQLSGKVVVKLMPDGHEIGPHSITLNPEFARRFVPFQRFSSTNPLRLQLIHGDAVVPYQELNGEKGTTDDFLEGTWMSLGSTDRCSIQGLYNPGRVLTLQGHFEYDAFATGELCHQFAKTFSWSESRLSSHLERIWGSSRHDMEDDDDSGVVAEAVLLFFAGED, encoded by the coding sequence ATGGTTCAAGTACACATCGCGGTGCTGGACACCGATGTTCCCTGTTATCGGGTGTACGCTAAACGGGGGCTATATAGCACTCAGTTTCGTCGGCTCCTCCAGGCCGCTGCAGAGCGGATAAACAAGCGCGggcaggagctgaagaatggAGAGATAGAGGTCCGGGTAACGGGGTTTGATGTGGTCGGCGGAGTGTTCCCTTCCCTGGAGTGCCTGCGAGTGGACACGGTAACCGATGGCAGCGTCTATACAGATTCTCGACCGCCCCCGATAGACGCCATCCTTGTGACCGGCGCGGCCGCAGCGGCGTACGATGATCTACACTGGATACCGCCCCTGCAATCCTATCTCCAAAGGGTGTATTCCGAGTTCCCTCTCGTCAGGATCTTCGGCTCGTGCTTTGGCCATCAACTTATCGGGCAGGCCTTACTAGGGGCGGGGCCGGATGCAAAGGGCGACCAGCTATCTGGAAAGGTGGTCGTGAAGCTGATGCCAGACGGCCACGAAATTGGGCCGCACTCGATCACGTTGAATCCTGAGTTCGCACGCCGATTCGTACCTTTCCAGCGATTCTCGTCCACCAACCCGCTTCGCCTCCAGCTTATCCACGGTGACGCTGTGGTACCTTATCAGGAACTAAATGGCGAAAAGGGAACGACAGACGACTTTCTCGAAGGAACGTGGATGAGCCTTGGAAGCACCGACCGCTGCTCTATCCAAGGGTTATATAACCCTGGTCGTGTCCTCACCCTGCAAGGCCACTTTGAATACGACGCCTTTGCTACTGGGGAGCTTTGTCACCAATTTGCGAAGACATTCAGCTGGTCAGAATCGCGGCTCTCTTCGCACCTGGAGAGGATTTGGGGGTCATCCAGACATGAcatggaggatgacgatgactcTGGCGTTGTGGCTGAAGCTGTTCTATTGTTTTTTGCCGGGGAGGATTAG